A single window of Sporosarcina sp. FSL W7-1349 DNA harbors:
- a CDS encoding THUMP domain-containing class I SAM-dependent RNA methyltransferase: protein MSEYKLVATSAMGLESIVADEVKALGFETSTENGKIYFQGDETAIAKTNMWLRVADRVRIVVGEFKATTFDELFERTKAIAWEQYLPVDAAFPVAGKSVKSTLYSVPDCQAIVKKAIVERLKSAYKRIGFLDESGPLFKLEVSILKDKVTLTIDSSGAGLHKRGYRVGQGDAPLKETLAAALVKLTRWNPDRPFVDPFCGSGTIPIEAAMIGQNIAPGYNREFLSEQWPWIRKKTWDDVRMEAEDLANYDQPLSISGFDHDPRMIKVARTNAIEAGFLDIIHFEQRDVRELAVEGLNGVLVGNPPYGERLGEIEEAEEMAQVLGDVMKDYPSWSVYMLSSLENFETMYGKKATKKRKLFNGFIRTDLYQFWGQRQS from the coding sequence GTGAGTGAATATAAATTAGTGGCAACGTCCGCGATGGGGCTGGAATCCATCGTGGCGGATGAAGTGAAGGCGCTCGGATTCGAAACGAGCACCGAAAATGGCAAGATTTATTTCCAAGGAGACGAAACGGCCATCGCGAAGACCAATATGTGGCTTCGGGTGGCAGACCGCGTGCGGATTGTCGTCGGCGAATTCAAAGCGACGACGTTTGATGAACTGTTTGAGCGGACGAAGGCGATTGCCTGGGAACAGTATTTGCCTGTCGATGCAGCTTTTCCGGTTGCCGGGAAATCGGTGAAATCGACGTTATATAGTGTGCCGGATTGCCAAGCAATCGTGAAAAAAGCGATTGTGGAGCGATTGAAATCGGCTTATAAACGGATCGGGTTTTTAGATGAATCCGGCCCTTTATTCAAACTGGAAGTATCCATTTTGAAAGATAAAGTGACGCTTACGATCGACTCGAGCGGGGCGGGACTCCATAAGCGGGGCTATCGGGTTGGCCAAGGGGATGCGCCTTTGAAAGAGACTTTAGCTGCGGCGCTTGTCAAATTGACACGCTGGAATCCCGACCGTCCGTTTGTCGACCCATTTTGCGGGTCGGGCACGATTCCAATCGAGGCGGCGATGATCGGCCAAAATATCGCACCGGGTTATAATCGGGAGTTTTTGAGCGAACAATGGCCGTGGATTCGGAAAAAGACGTGGGATGACGTACGGATGGAAGCGGAGGATTTGGCAAACTATGACCAGCCGTTGTCCATATCTGGATTCGACCACGATCCGCGGATGATCAAAGTCGCTCGTACGAATGCCATTGAAGCGGGATTCCTCGATATCATTCATTTTGAGCAACGCGATGTCCGGGAATTGGCTGTAGAAGGTTTGAACGGCGTCCTTGTGGGCAATCCTCCTTATGGTGAGCGCCTTGGTGAAATCGAGGAGGCGGAAGAAATGGCGCAAGTGCTGGGCGATGTGATGAAAGATTATCCGTCCTGGTCCGTCTATATGCTCTCTTCTTTGGAAAACTTTGAAACGATGTACGGGAAAAAAGCGACGAAAAAGAGAAAATTATTCAATGGCTTCATTCGAACTGATTTGTACCAGTTCTGGGGCCAACGTCAGTCATAA
- a CDS encoding putative bifunctional diguanylate cyclase/phosphodiesterase gives MNSSKQSFASSEVLSEYPKELSEKVFMTVDEGIMITDKNRRIVHVNPAFEQVTGYRRDEVVGQTPRILQSGVHTAHFYQNMMNVLDKEGRWNGEIWNRRKNGEIYPEWLRIMEVRDDSGTVTHYCGIFVDLSDHEVALKNLKDASMTDTLTKVGNRQSFYHRMEVLFNSGEEHDKMFAILFLDLDRFKQINDTLGHAIGDELLKEFARRLRKLLKNKDIIARIGGDEFVIALTGLKHSGEAAIFAERILEKLERPHHIGSYELFISSSIGISLYPQDGKSLDDLLKKADLAMYESKRSGRNNYTFFYEDLVTDVTRMIELETLLVAAIEERKFGLTYQPKIDMKTGRIAGIESFVHCLVCQDGPEAIDDFTPFAEELGLMVPITDIALEKVCEDLVMMQVKGIDPGRVALNISAIYFMQPNLIESLTGTIRRFGLSPRQFELEIAESVVMANGERSIQKLSALKAAGFSVAIDHFGNGFSSLSLLSRISVDTIKIDRIFIQNIFEADENRIIVDMIIQMANRLGIAVVADGVEHVRQMKLLRSMGCASAQGGYVSDAICESELGEIIAMFDEMGTEWEVRE, from the coding sequence ATGAACTCTAGTAAACAATCCTTTGCTTCCTCTGAAGTCCTGTCTGAATATCCGAAAGAACTTTCGGAAAAAGTTTTCATGACCGTGGATGAAGGGATTATGATCACAGATAAAAATAGACGCATTGTCCACGTCAACCCCGCATTTGAACAAGTGACCGGGTATCGGAGAGACGAAGTGGTCGGTCAGACTCCGCGCATTCTCCAATCGGGTGTACATACTGCCCATTTTTATCAGAATATGATGAATGTCCTAGATAAGGAAGGGCGATGGAACGGGGAAATCTGGAACCGGCGGAAAAACGGTGAGATTTATCCCGAGTGGCTCAGGATCATGGAAGTCCGGGATGACAGTGGGACGGTCACGCATTATTGTGGCATTTTTGTCGATCTTTCCGACCATGAAGTCGCCCTGAAGAATTTAAAAGACGCTTCCATGACGGATACGTTGACGAAGGTGGGCAATCGGCAATCCTTCTATCACCGGATGGAAGTGCTGTTCAATTCGGGTGAAGAACATGACAAGATGTTCGCCATATTGTTCCTCGATTTGGATCGCTTTAAACAGATTAATGATACGCTCGGCCATGCAATCGGCGATGAACTGTTGAAGGAATTCGCCCGAAGGCTCCGGAAATTATTGAAAAACAAGGATATTATCGCTCGGATTGGCGGCGACGAGTTTGTCATCGCGTTGACCGGGCTAAAGCATTCCGGGGAGGCCGCCATTTTCGCGGAACGGATTCTCGAGAAACTGGAAAGGCCGCATCATATCGGTTCCTATGAGCTATTCATTTCCTCTAGTATCGGCATCAGCCTCTATCCGCAGGACGGGAAATCGCTCGATGACCTGTTGAAAAAAGCGGATTTGGCGATGTATGAATCAAAAAGAAGCGGCCGCAACAATTACACTTTTTTCTATGAAGATCTAGTAACCGATGTGACGCGGATGATTGAACTGGAAACACTTCTCGTGGCGGCGATCGAGGAAAGGAAATTCGGTTTGACGTATCAGCCGAAAATCGATATGAAAACGGGCCGCATTGCCGGGATCGAGTCGTTTGTCCATTGTCTCGTCTGCCAGGACGGTCCGGAAGCCATCGATGACTTCACTCCCTTCGCTGAGGAGCTTGGGCTGATGGTGCCGATTACCGATATCGCGCTTGAAAAAGTATGCGAGGATCTTGTGATGATGCAAGTGAAAGGGATTGATCCGGGGCGGGTGGCCCTCAATATTTCCGCTATTTACTTCATGCAGCCGAATTTAATCGAATCATTGACGGGGACAATCCGGCGTTTCGGGCTATCGCCACGTCAATTTGAGTTGGAAATCGCCGAAAGTGTCGTCATGGCGAACGGCGAGCGTTCGATTCAGAAACTGAGTGCTTTGAAAGCGGCCGGGTTTTCTGTGGCCATTGATCATTTCGGGAACGGTTTTTCTTCCTTAAGTCTGTTATCCAGAATATCGGTCGATACTATTAAGATTGATCGGATCTTCATCCAAAACATCTTCGAAGCGGATGAAAACCGGATCATTGTCGATATGATCATTCAAATGGCAAATCGTCTCGGCATTGCAGTGGTGGCGGACGGTGTGGAACATGTCCGGCAGATGAAGCTTCTGCGGTCGATGGGCTGTGCATCAGCCCAAGGCGGCTATGTGAGCGATGCAATTTGCGAATCGGAACTCGGTGAAATCATTGCAATGTTTGACGAAATGGGAACGGAGTGGGAAGTGCGTGAGTGA
- the gpsB gene encoding cell division regulator GpsB yields MEIKLDSKTILEKDFKTGLRGYNQEEVDLFLDDVIQDYETYKKMVAELRLENERLKEELATNQKRTAAGTGGTTNFDLLKRISNLEKHVFGSRLSEDG; encoded by the coding sequence ATGGAAATTAAATTGGACTCAAAAACAATTCTTGAAAAAGACTTCAAGACCGGCCTACGCGGCTACAATCAGGAAGAGGTTGATCTTTTCCTCGACGATGTCATTCAAGATTACGAGACATACAAGAAAATGGTCGCGGAATTACGGCTTGAAAATGAGCGGTTGAAAGAGGAATTGGCGACAAACCAGAAGAGAACTGCTGCCGGAACGGGCGGCACAACGAATTTCGACTTGCTGAAACGGATTTCCAATCTAGAGAAGCATGTATTCGGCAGCCGGCTTTCCGAGGATGGGTAA
- a CDS encoding ribonuclease H-like domain-containing protein, with the protein MSYEQKLMQMKKLLKKADPKPETQRSKPPEKKLPPPPVYEQNWLAAGLTKEPNPFGIVYKKTVEYGSDYRHGEIALSGLKSTIDNWAGSGEIHPLSPDLSKPLLFFDTETTGLKGAGTLIFLLGFIEQTADSFRLTQYVLPGPDHEAAFLYASRLWETDSTLVTYNGKSFDIPQMETRWTMNRHVLPPLLQHDQIDLLHGSRRIWKEEMGTFRLPAIEEEQLGFRRDGDIPGHMAPIIYQDAVKHGRADLLMKVLLHNEWDILSLVALYIRSTDLLLKADVTESAVTHTNIGKWFADLKSYERSGRLFEQVIEEHGADHPMTHYHLGFHLKRKGDFMAAIESFSIASSRLTGRHRILALEELAKLQEHKVKELELAMGNTKLALQYVQEDRELSRKFRERAGNELRKREIRLARNYFPGKRRNRQNKALIPVQIKTGMDKICYNESYVTTDGRA; encoded by the coding sequence ATGTCGTATGAACAAAAACTGATGCAAATGAAGAAGCTGTTGAAGAAGGCAGATCCTAAACCAGAAACGCAGCGAAGTAAGCCCCCGGAAAAGAAACTCCCTCCACCGCCCGTTTATGAACAAAATTGGTTGGCGGCCGGCCTGACGAAAGAACCGAATCCTTTTGGCATCGTCTATAAGAAGACGGTCGAATATGGCAGCGACTACCGACATGGCGAAATCGCTTTATCGGGATTGAAGAGCACGATTGACAATTGGGCTGGGTCGGGGGAGATTCATCCGCTTTCCCCGGATTTGTCCAAACCGCTTCTGTTTTTTGATACCGAAACGACCGGGTTAAAAGGGGCAGGGACGCTCATTTTTCTTTTGGGATTCATTGAACAGACCGCGGATTCTTTCCGCCTGACGCAGTATGTCCTGCCAGGACCGGACCATGAAGCGGCATTCCTCTATGCGTCACGGCTTTGGGAAACGGACTCGACGCTCGTGACGTATAATGGAAAGAGTTTCGATATTCCGCAAATGGAGACGCGTTGGACGATGAACCGCCACGTCTTGCCGCCGTTGCTCCAGCACGATCAGATTGACTTGCTGCACGGCTCGCGGCGCATTTGGAAAGAGGAGATGGGGACGTTCCGGCTTCCGGCGATCGAGGAGGAGCAGCTCGGTTTCCGTCGCGACGGGGATATACCTGGCCATATGGCGCCGATTATCTATCAGGATGCTGTCAAACACGGCCGCGCCGACTTATTGATGAAAGTGCTCTTGCATAATGAGTGGGATATCCTATCGCTCGTCGCTTTATACATCCGCTCGACCGACCTGCTATTGAAGGCGGATGTGACCGAATCGGCCGTCACCCATACGAATATCGGGAAATGGTTCGCCGATTTGAAATCTTATGAGCGTAGTGGCCGGCTTTTCGAACAGGTTATCGAAGAGCATGGGGCTGATCATCCAATGACTCACTATCATCTGGGGTTTCATTTGAAACGAAAAGGCGATTTCATGGCTGCGATCGAATCATTTTCCATCGCATCGAGCCGATTGACGGGCCGGCATCGGATTTTGGCTTTGGAGGAATTAGCGAAGCTGCAGGAGCATAAAGTGAAAGAGCTAGAATTGGCGATGGGAAATACGAAATTGGCGTTGCAGTACGTCCAAGAAGACCGTGAACTGTCCAGAAAATTCCGCGAACGTGCGGGAAATGAGTTGCGGAAACGGGAAATACGGCTTGCCAGAAACTATTTCCCGGGGAAGCGCAGGAACCGACAAAATAAGGCTTTGATTCCCGTTCAAATTAAGACAGGGATGGACAAAATATGTTATAATGAGAGCTATGTAACGACAGACGGAAGGGCGTAG
- a CDS encoding DUF4236 domain-containing protein: MGWGYRKSIRLGKGVRLNVSKRGIGVSAGVKGFRVGTGPSGSRIRATLPGTGLYYEKRLGSGTKKKHSSAQFLKEVNPQTSFTGANEVQEYEFLLHAISTVHTEPVKSVNWVKLSTERAPFSKNAAGPNEQQAIAKLNNFKPSFLDKLFSRTEARRAILQEEILNAKIADRELTSDRERKTQLANRVLAHEGQALIDALKEVAPFQSILRLGGLITAYITDSDIINIEFNTNSETVIPTETKTLTTAGNVSVRKMGVNRHNELLYSFVTGGAITIAKECFAVLPVNEIYVHCVDTLINPSTGREEENVYLSALFDREQVETIVYEKIDPGETLKLFKHEMRFLKTKGFQPVTKLEGD, encoded by the coding sequence GTGGGATGGGGTTATAGAAAGAGTATACGGCTCGGAAAAGGTGTGCGATTAAACGTCAGTAAACGCGGTATAGGTGTAAGTGCAGGAGTGAAAGGTTTTCGTGTAGGAACCGGCCCTTCTGGTTCGAGAATACGAGCCACCTTACCGGGAACCGGTCTTTATTATGAAAAGCGCCTAGGTTCCGGAACAAAAAAGAAGCATTCTTCTGCACAATTTCTGAAAGAAGTAAATCCGCAGACATCCTTTACTGGTGCAAATGAAGTCCAAGAATATGAATTTCTGCTTCATGCAATATCAACTGTTCATACAGAACCAGTTAAATCGGTGAATTGGGTCAAATTATCAACAGAAAGGGCTCCTTTCTCCAAAAATGCTGCTGGACCAAATGAACAGCAGGCAATAGCCAAATTAAATAATTTCAAGCCGTCCTTTCTTGATAAACTTTTTTCAAGAACTGAGGCACGAAGGGCAATTTTACAAGAAGAGATTCTAAACGCCAAAATAGCGGATCGAGAACTTACCAGTGATAGGGAAAGAAAAACTCAACTTGCGAATCGTGTGCTAGCTCATGAAGGTCAAGCACTAATTGATGCGTTGAAAGAAGTGGCTCCTTTTCAAAGTATCCTGCGATTAGGCGGTCTCATAACGGCCTATATTACAGATAGCGATATTATTAACATCGAATTCAACACAAATTCAGAAACTGTGATTCCAACCGAAACGAAAACGTTGACAACAGCTGGAAATGTGTCTGTACGAAAAATGGGTGTTAATCGGCACAATGAACTGCTGTACTCCTTCGTAACAGGAGGAGCGATCACGATTGCAAAGGAATGCTTTGCTGTGCTCCCTGTAAACGAGATATACGTACATTGTGTAGATACACTCATTAATCCATCTACAGGTAGAGAAGAAGAGAATGTATATTTATCCGCTCTTTTCGATAGAGAACAAGTTGAAACAATTGTTTATGAAAAAATAGATCCAGGGGAAACTTTAAAACTTTTTAAACACGAGATGAGATTTCTAAAAACAAAAGGTTTTCAACCGGTAACTAAGCTAGAAGGTGATTGA
- a CDS encoding thermonuclease family protein, with amino-acid sequence MQYLLGCLGLIIVIAIIIAIVQWLFSNIIGIFGLAIAAWAGYQWYQNRKLGAKSKVPAIILAFGLLIAFSGFSSAPDDEVVQDKQDVKLEEEPSKLDDKESKPSDVKETTVPVNTSDTSEANKKIPVELVEVIDGNTIRILYDGQEQNVRYLLIDTPATNHPQLGGQPFGKEAKERNQELVESGKLEIEFDVSEQVDKDDHLLAYIYVDGKSVQKMLLSEGMARVANIHPPNIRHLDPYEKSQAQAKKEKLGIWSVENYVTDTGFDVKEVAEEKQDVPKTENDSTNTNTPPATITKPVETPPAVTPPPRETEWFQNCTELRSKYPSGVSESHPAYQRKMDRDKDGWACE; translated from the coding sequence ATGCAATATTTACTAGGATGTCTTGGTTTGATTATAGTCATTGCGATAATCATAGCCATTGTACAGTGGCTGTTCAGTAATATCATAGGAATTTTTGGTCTTGCTATCGCAGCGTGGGCGGGCTATCAATGGTATCAAAATCGAAAACTAGGGGCTAAATCAAAAGTGCCAGCTATTATCTTGGCTTTTGGCTTGTTGATTGCTTTTTCGGGTTTCTCTTCTGCTCCTGATGATGAGGTCGTGCAAGATAAACAGGATGTAAAACTAGAAGAAGAGCCCTCAAAATTGGACGATAAAGAAAGCAAGCCTTCTGATGTTAAAGAAACAACTGTTCCAGTTAACACATCAGATACTTCCGAGGCCAATAAGAAAATACCGGTTGAACTTGTGGAAGTAATCGACGGCAATACAATTAGAATCTTATACGATGGCCAAGAACAGAATGTCCGTTATCTGCTAATTGACACACCTGCAACAAATCATCCCCAACTTGGGGGGCAGCCTTTTGGAAAAGAAGCAAAAGAACGCAACCAAGAGTTGGTGGAAAGCGGTAAATTGGAGATCGAGTTTGATGTCAGCGAACAAGTTGATAAAGATGATCACCTACTTGCTTATATTTATGTAGACGGCAAGAGTGTTCAAAAAATGTTACTGAGTGAGGGTATGGCCCGAGTTGCTAATATTCATCCACCGAACATACGACATTTAGATCCGTATGAAAAATCTCAGGCGCAGGCAAAGAAAGAAAAACTTGGAATTTGGTCCGTGGAAAACTATGTAACAGATACAGGGTTTGACGTTAAAGAAGTGGCGGAAGAGAAACAAGATGTTCCAAAGACTGAAAACGATTCTACCAATACTAATACGCCACCTGCCACAATAACGAAACCAGTTGAAACACCGCCAGCAGTCACCCCTCCTCCACGGGAAACAGAATGGTTTCAAAATTGCACGGAGTTAAGAAGTAAGTATCCAAGTGGCGTGTCCGAGAGCCATCCGGCTTATCAGCGCAAAATGGATCGTGATAAAGATGGCTGGGCATGTGAGTAA
- a CDS encoding DUF402 domain-containing protein — translation MDLSTLPIQRGDNIIERKIRYDSVVVEHRCKLLKAQSNSVVLFHAIQNSFTMRANKTKLSIPKGSYTIGYYWKDRPYNLYVWRDEKGKYLGSYFNIVKNTYMTDQLVSFEDLIIDIMVLPNGEYFILDEDELPETLSRFENGTVLQALNSLTDSIDIFLPQIISETRKNYKHEELLPWLNKGLTF, via the coding sequence ATGGATTTAAGTACACTCCCTATTCAACGTGGGGATAACATAATAGAAAGAAAAATACGGTATGATTCAGTAGTGGTAGAACATAGGTGTAAGTTATTAAAAGCACAAAGTAATAGTGTAGTACTTTTCCATGCTATACAAAATTCCTTTACGATGAGAGCAAATAAAACAAAATTATCTATACCTAAAGGTAGTTATACAATCGGTTATTACTGGAAAGATCGTCCGTATAATTTATACGTTTGGAGAGATGAAAAAGGGAAGTATTTAGGTTCCTATTTTAATATTGTAAAAAATACATACATGACCGATCAGTTGGTATCCTTTGAGGATTTGATTATTGATATTATGGTTCTTCCGAATGGAGAATACTTTATTTTAGACGAGGATGAGTTACCAGAGACATTGTCTCGATTTGAAAATGGGACTGTCCTACAAGCCCTAAATTCATTAACGGATTCTATTGATATTTTTCTTCCTCAAATTATTTCAGAAACTAGAAAAAACTATAAACATGAAGAACTTCTTCCTTGGTTGAACAAAGGATTAACTTTTTGA
- a CDS encoding glucosaminidase domain-containing protein, giving the protein MTAFIEQLALYAIKHGRANGVLPSLILSQACLGSSFGTSEVAVHANNLIGIKAGSGWIGPIHTKRTTEHMPNEEIKYNYADFK; this is encoded by the coding sequence ATGACTGCGTTTATCGAACAGTTAGCTCTATATGCCATCAAACACGGGAGGGCTAATGGAGTTCTTCCTTCTTTGATTTTGTCGCAGGCTTGCCTGGGAAGTTCTTTTGGAACGTCTGAAGTGGCTGTCCATGCCAATAATTTAATTGGCATCAAAGCGGGTAGTGGATGGATCGGTCCCATCCACACGAAGCGGACAACGGAACATATGCCCAATGAAGAAATTAAATATAATTATGCCGACTTTAAGTAG
- a CDS encoding DinB family protein: protein MKTIKCMMNHLYWADGRMLDALEDSGTKNKDLMKLVRHVGVAERVWLSRLQGKGSEQYSLWEEAEDLTVIRTIFEENAEHYRVYIEGLEESGLDEMVDYANQSGVPFRTSVRDILLQVLLHGQYHRGQINRALRIESAEPVQVDYITFARI, encoded by the coding sequence ATGAAGACGATCAAGTGCATGATGAACCACCTGTACTGGGCGGACGGACGCATGTTGGACGCGCTCGAGGATAGTGGGACGAAGAACAAGGACCTTATGAAGCTGGTTCGGCATGTCGGGGTCGCAGAACGAGTCTGGCTGTCCCGATTGCAGGGGAAAGGCAGCGAGCAATATTCGTTGTGGGAGGAAGCGGAAGACCTAACGGTGATCCGGACGATTTTCGAAGAGAACGCCGAGCACTATCGCGTCTATATCGAAGGGCTCGAGGAATCCGGGTTGGACGAGATGGTTGACTATGCGAACCAGAGCGGGGTTCCGTTCCGAACGTCCGTCCGTGACATCCTGTTGCAGGTCCTCTTACATGGGCAATATCACCGGGGACAGATCAACCGGGCACTCCGGATCGAATCGGCAGAGCCAGTCCAAGTCGATTACATCACGTTCGCGAGGATTTAA
- a CDS encoding DEAD/DEAH box helicase: MKQTKLSIPEILEQLHTDPSFSSNIIHTRTIPGKEAVYAEFPERLHPSIIRALGTKGIGRLYSHQKEAFELAVSGQSFTAVTPTASGKSLCYHLPVMQSILEDDTSRAIYLFPTKALAQDQLADLHELIEASGEAILSYTYDGDTAPGLRSKVRKSGHIVLTNPDMLHSGILPHHTKWVSLFENLKYIIIDELHTYKGVFGSHVAHVLRRLKRICNYYGSDPVFICTSATIANPKELAESLTNTEMRLIENNGAPAGKKHFVFYNPPVVHPTFGIRRSAVLEVRDLASFLYREGVQTIVFAKSRVRVEMLVTYMKELTKKKLFDETIMGYRGGYLPSERRKIEKGLREGDIRTVVSTNALELGIDIGQLQACVMTGYPGNIASAFQQAGRAGRRQEEALIIYVAQSMALDQYIIDHPDYLLGQSPEEARIHPDNLFILMDHLKCASFELPFTLTETYGEFEVQDLLAFLEAEGVLVKTSDKWHWMTDRFPASEVSLRSAAQENVVIIDKTHPKETTVIGEMDRFSAMTLLHEEAIYMHQGTQYQVEELDWEEKKAYVTEVDVDYFTDANLAVELKVMSEDAVQPFGEHEVAFGDIAVLAIPTIFKKIKFDKHDNIGSGPIDLPAEELHTNGTWLAFDLPEGWKEADLTDSMTSAAYAIQSLVPLFIRCDRNDVHVVPQVKAIHTGKPTIFIHDSYPGGIGLSEKIFERWQELLSMTADHVENCSCESGCPICIGAQEAGQKENKRRAEELLRVLAE, from the coding sequence ATGAAACAGACGAAACTGTCCATCCCGGAGATACTGGAACAGCTGCATACAGACCCGTCTTTTTCATCAAATATCATCCACACACGGACTATCCCGGGCAAAGAGGCGGTATACGCTGAATTTCCGGAACGTCTGCATCCGTCGATCATCCGTGCGCTCGGGACGAAAGGGATCGGGCGATTGTATAGCCATCAGAAAGAAGCTTTCGAATTGGCTGTATCGGGCCAATCGTTCACGGCGGTAACTCCAACCGCGTCCGGAAAGTCGCTATGCTATCATCTACCGGTCATGCAAAGCATTTTGGAGGATGATACCTCGCGGGCTATTTATTTATTTCCGACAAAGGCGCTTGCCCAAGATCAGTTGGCCGATCTGCACGAGTTGATCGAAGCGAGCGGGGAGGCGATCCTCAGCTATACATATGACGGGGATACGGCGCCGGGACTGCGGTCCAAAGTGCGGAAATCGGGTCATATCGTCTTGACGAATCCGGATATGCTTCACTCGGGTATTTTGCCGCATCATACGAAATGGGTGTCGCTCTTCGAGAACTTGAAATATATCATCATTGATGAACTCCATACGTATAAAGGGGTATTCGGCAGCCATGTCGCGCATGTGCTCCGAAGATTGAAACGGATTTGCAATTACTATGGAAGCGATCCGGTTTTCATTTGCACCTCGGCAACGATTGCCAATCCGAAAGAACTGGCGGAGTCACTGACGAATACGGAAATGCGATTAATTGAAAACAATGGGGCGCCGGCGGGGAAAAAGCATTTCGTCTTTTATAACCCACCCGTCGTCCATCCAACGTTCGGTATAAGGCGCAGCGCTGTGTTGGAAGTCCGTGATTTGGCGTCATTCCTATATAGGGAAGGGGTCCAGACGATCGTTTTTGCAAAAAGCCGGGTGCGCGTGGAAATGCTCGTTACGTATATGAAAGAACTGACGAAGAAAAAGTTGTTCGATGAAACGATTATGGGCTATCGGGGCGGTTATTTGCCGTCGGAACGGCGAAAAATCGAAAAGGGGCTCCGGGAAGGAGACATCCGGACCGTCGTCAGCACAAATGCGCTGGAACTCGGTATTGATATCGGTCAACTGCAAGCGTGCGTTATGACGGGGTACCCGGGAAATATTGCAAGTGCCTTCCAGCAGGCGGGCCGTGCGGGAAGACGCCAGGAAGAGGCGCTCATCATTTACGTTGCCCAATCAATGGCGCTGGACCAATACATCATCGATCATCCCGATTATTTGCTGGGCCAGTCGCCGGAAGAGGCGCGGATTCATCCCGACAATCTTTTCATACTAATGGATCATTTGAAATGCGCTTCCTTTGAATTGCCGTTTACGTTAACGGAGACGTACGGGGAATTCGAAGTACAGGACTTGCTCGCTTTTTTAGAAGCAGAAGGCGTGCTCGTCAAAACGAGCGACAAATGGCATTGGATGACAGACCGATTTCCCGCAAGCGAAGTGAGCTTGCGATCCGCAGCACAGGAGAACGTCGTCATTATCGATAAAACCCATCCAAAGGAAACGACCGTCATCGGGGAAATGGACCGCTTCAGCGCCATGACTTTGCTTCATGAAGAAGCGATTTATATGCATCAAGGCACCCAATACCAAGTCGAAGAGCTAGATTGGGAGGAAAAGAAGGCATACGTGACGGAAGTTGATGTCGATTATTTCACGGACGCGAACCTTGCGGTGGAATTGAAAGTGATGAGCGAAGACGCAGTTCAGCCGTTTGGAGAACACGAAGTTGCCTTTGGCGATATCGCGGTGTTGGCTATACCGACGATATTTAAGAAAATTAAGTTTGATAAACATGACAATATAGGCTCGGGACCGATTGATTTGCCAGCAGAAGAACTGCATACGAACGGGACTTGGCTGGCATTTGATTTGCCGGAAGGGTGGAAAGAAGCCGACCTGACAGATTCCATGACATCCGCGGCGTACGCCATCCAGTCATTGGTTCCCCTGTTTATCCGATGTGATCGAAATGATGTCCATGTCGTACCGCAGGTGAAAGCGATCCATACAGGGAAGCCGACTATTTTCATTCATGATAGTTACCCAGGTGGTATTGGATTAAGTGAGAAAATATTTGAACGCTGGCAGGAACTACTCTCGATGACCGCTGATCACGTTGAGAACTGTAGCTGTGAATCTGGCTGTCCAATTTGTATTGGGGCACAGGAAGCCGGGCAGAAAGAGAATAAAAGACGTGCGGAAGAGTTATTGCGGGTTTTGGCGGAATAA
- a CDS encoding YppE family protein yields MHLIEETERLLSVCRECRERHADMREQNREPDFFQEVKPYADRTHAWLDEWTSAVSEWIKVAKPLYVHPHQIESLHDSMKQFIVQSFYQKTGKKRFVLSIHSAEYTLKTILDALRKEEGQ; encoded by the coding sequence ATGCATTTAATAGAAGAAACAGAACGACTCCTCTCCGTTTGCCGGGAGTGTCGGGAACGTCATGCCGATATGCGGGAGCAGAATAGGGAGCCGGATTTTTTCCAGGAAGTGAAACCATATGCGGATCGGACGCATGCGTGGCTGGATGAATGGACGAGCGCCGTATCGGAATGGATCAAAGTTGCCAAGCCGCTCTACGTCCATCCGCATCAAATCGAATCGCTGCATGATTCCATGAAGCAATTCATCGTCCAGTCGTTTTATCAGAAAACCGGGAAAAAACGGTTCGTCTTGTCGATCCACTCGGCTGAATATACATTGAAGACCATTTTGGATGCGCTGCGAAAGGAAGAGGGGCAATGA